A region of the Gallaecimonas mangrovi genome:
ACTCAAACTGCGCCAGGTTTTCGCTGGCCAGGCCGTTTAATACCGTGTCGGCGTCCAGCGCCTGTTGGTAGGCGGTTTTAATGCTGTCACGCAGGTGGCCAATAACGGCCTGCTGTTGTGGGGTGCTCATAGCTGTAAATCCAACAAAGTTTTACCGGGTTTTCCTGGCTCTTCACGGGCCAGGCGGGGAATAAGGTAGCCCGAGAGCCGGGCATTAAGTTGGCGCATGATAACGCGCGCGCGCTCATCGGCCACCAGAAAATGCGCCGCGCCTTGTACCTTGTCGAGCTGGTGCAGGTAATAGGGCAAGATGCCGGCGGCGAATAAACGGTGGGAAAGCGTGACCAGGGTGTCAGCATCATCATTGACCCCTTTTAGTAGCACGCTTTGGTTGAGCAAAGTGACATTGGCGGCGCGAAGGGCAGCGCAAGCTTTGGCTAAATCGCTGCTGACTTCATTGCCGTGGTTAATATGCAGCACTAGGGTGACCGGCAAACGGCTACAGGCCAGGGTATCTAAAAAAGACTGGTCAATTCGGCTGGGGATCACCACCGGCAAGCGGCTATGTATGCGCAACAGCTTTAAATGCGTAATGGCATTAAGGCGTTCAAAAAGCCAGGCCAGTTCTTCGTCTTTCGCCATTAACGGATCGCCGCCGGAGAGGATCACTTCTTCTATTTCTGGCCGCGAGGCGATGTAGTCAATGGCACCTTGCCAGCTGGCTTTGTTGCCGGGGTTGTCGCTGTAGGGAAAATGGCGGCGAAAACAATAGCGGCAATTGACCGCGCAGCCACCTTTTAAGATAAAAAGCACCCGGCTTTGATACTTGTGTAAAAGTCCGGGCACAGCCGCGTCTTGCTCATCTAACGGATCGGTTGAAAAACCGGGTGTTTCGATAAATTCGCGGCTATCGGTCATGACTTGGCGCAGCAGTGGGTCGTCAATATTGCCCCTTTCCATTAGCGCCAAGAAAGGGCGCGGCACGCGCAGGGCAAACAGGCGGCGAGCGCCAGCACCTTCAGACCAGTTTTTCGGGTCTAAAGCCAGGTTTTCGGCCAATGTTTTGGGGTCAGAAATGGCGGCTTTGAGTTCATCTCGCCAGCAAAGCTCCCACATCGGCGCTTTTGCGGTTATTATTTGCGGCATTAAAGTAAGCGACAACAGATTGTATAGAGGCAAAAATGGCGTCCTATAGTACCAACGAATTCAAAGCCGGTCTCAAAATCATGCAAGACGGCGAGCCCTGCAACATCATCGATAACGAACTGGTTAAACCCGGCAAGGGCCAGGCTTTTAACCGCGTTCGTATCAAGAAGCTTATCTCCGGTAAGACCTTGGAAAAGACCTTCAAATCCGGTGAAACCGTTGAAGGCGCTGACGTAATGGACATGGAACTGGCCTATCTGTACAACGACGGCGAGTTCTGGCACTTCATGAACAACGAAACCTTTGAGCAGCTGGCTGCCGACGAAAAAGCGGTAGGTGACAGTGCTAAATGGCTGGTTGAGCAAGACATCTGCACCCTGACCCTGTGGAACGGTGCCCCAATTGCTGTAACGCCGCCGAACTTCGTTGAGTTGGAAATTACCGAAACTGACCCAGGCCTTAAAGGTGACACCGCTGGTACCGGTGGTAAGCCTGCTACCCTGACCACTGGCGCCGTGGTTAAGGTGCCGCTGTTTATTCAAATTGGCGAAGTGGTGAAGGTTGATACCCGCTCTGGCGAATACGTTTCGCGCGTAAAATAAGCCGCTACTTCGTAAAAAGGCCGGCAATTGCCGGCTTTTTTTATGGCGTAACCTTAGGCGGCGCGGCTTTGCTGGGTAAGTGCTACCAAGGCCTTGCGCACTGCCATGGCA
Encoded here:
- the epmB gene encoding EF-P beta-lysylation protein EpmB, with product MPQIITAKAPMWELCWRDELKAAISDPKTLAENLALDPKNWSEGAGARRLFALRVPRPFLALMERGNIDDPLLRQVMTDSREFIETPGFSTDPLDEQDAAVPGLLHKYQSRVLFILKGGCAVNCRYCFRRHFPYSDNPGNKASWQGAIDYIASRPEIEEVILSGGDPLMAKDEELAWLFERLNAITHLKLLRIHSRLPVVIPSRIDQSFLDTLACSRLPVTLVLHINHGNEVSSDLAKACAALRAANVTLLNQSVLLKGVNDDADTLVTLSHRLFAAGILPYYLHQLDKVQGAAHFLVADERARVIMRQLNARLSGYLIPRLAREEPGKPGKTLLDLQL
- the efp gene encoding elongation factor P → MASYSTNEFKAGLKIMQDGEPCNIIDNELVKPGKGQAFNRVRIKKLISGKTLEKTFKSGETVEGADVMDMELAYLYNDGEFWHFMNNETFEQLAADEKAVGDSAKWLVEQDICTLTLWNGAPIAVTPPNFVELEITETDPGLKGDTAGTGGKPATLTTGAVVKVPLFIQIGEVVKVDTRSGEYVSRVK